In Pseudopipra pipra isolate bDixPip1 chromosome 24, bDixPip1.hap1, whole genome shotgun sequence, the genomic stretch GACTGGGAGAAAGCCATACTGGTCCTAATGTGGGGGGATGACACAGAGAGCTCTTCCTGCAAGGCAGTGGCCACTCGAGCTTTGTTGTagccctgctcctctgcaaGTAATGGGATTCCTACATAAATCAGTGAGGGATAAGTTTCACTGCACCACAACCCCCCTAAACCATAGTGACAACTTTACAGTACCGAGCCCTGGCTTGTGACAGTGCTGTGGTGCTGAGGGTGGAACTTTGTTCGTTTTCAGCTTGAGTTAAGAGCAAGGTACTAAGCTGTAACAGGGAAAAATCCTCCTGAAACTTGTGCTGTTAGGTTGTTCTTGGTTCACGTTGGGGCTGCGAGCCCTGGGTGTGGCAGAAATGCTTTTTTGTTATTCCTTTGTGTTAAATTTTAAGACcaaatctgttttgtttttagtgtTTGGCCACCACAGGTGATGGTGGCAACGAAATTGGTTGGTTTGTCCtgagctgctctccctgtgtCTGGTGTGTTACGTGTCTGGCTGTGTCTGTCCCCAGGCTGCTGGTGCCATGTACTGAGGGAGCACATTTCCAAGGCTATTCCTTGAAGCCATTTGTCCTGTCTGCCGGGAGCTCTGCTGTCTCCTGCAGGTTCTCAGGGTGCTGTTGAGCACCATCCCCTTTGCTTTGGGGTGCAAGATCCAGTTCCCAGGTGCTGTGTGAGGACATGTTTGCCCTctgcccctgcagagctggttgTGAGATGAGATTGTGGCTGAAACCACCTGGGCTGATGCTTTTGGAGCATCACCCTTGGCCATGTGTCTGTAGTTGGGCTGCCCTGGTCGTGTGTTCCCCTCCATGGGGACATGTCCcctcatcatcctcctcctgcacagCTGAGCTCATTTGGCTAAGAGGGTGATCCCAAGTGCCCTTGCTGCTGGTGCACAGGAAATCTTGGACCCTTCAGTACTGAACACCCCAGGCCAGGGGGGGCAGGATGGCAttccctccctgtcccaccttcctgccccatcccctTGTCCCGCGCGTGTCCCCCCCTCCAGTTCCCCACTGCCCGGTCCCGTTGGGCTCAGTGTGTTTGTACCAGCCTGTGTCTTGTTGCTTGTTTGTACCGAATATTTTGATTATAAAATAAAGCTGCTCTGACCCACCCGTGCGAGGCTGTGCAGCGTGGGGAAAGGGGAGCTCACCGGGGCCGGTACCCGATGCCTGGCAGAGGCGGTGGCTCCCCAGGGCCAGTGCCCGGGCCGGTACCCGGTAGGGGCGGTGGCGGTGAGTTCTCATTCCCGTTCCCCGTTCCCGGTGCCGGTAGGGGCGGTGAGTTCCCGTTCCCGGTTCCCGGTGCCGGTAGGGGCGGTGGCGGTGAGTTCTCATTCCCGGTGCCGGTAGGGGCGGTGGCGGTGGGTTCTCATTCCCGTTCCCGGTTCCCGGTGCCGGTAGGGGCGGTGAGTTCCGGTTCCCGGTGCCGGTGGGGGCGGTGGCGGTGAGTTCTCATTCCCGTTCCCGGTGCCGGTAGGGGCGGTGAGTTCTCATTCCCGTTCCCGGTTCCCGGTGCCGGTAGGGGCGGTGGCTCCCGGGCCGGCCCCGCAGAGCCCGCATGCCCGTGCCCGCCGCCCCCATTGGCCCCCGCAGTCACATGCCGGGCGGTGGCGGGGCCGCCCGCTCCGCCTTCCCTCGGTCCCTCCCGCCCAGCCGAGCCCAGCCGAGCCTCCCTCCGCCGGGCTGAGCGCAGGGAGCGGCCGCGATCGCACCATGAGCACCCTCAAGGTCTACAGCACCTCGGTGACCGGCTCCCGGGAGGtgagcggcggcggggccccCGGGCTGCCGCGGGCAGGGGTGGGTGCAGCGGGGCCCCTCTTCCCGGGGGTGGGCGTCTCTTCCGTGGAGCTGCGAAGcgtccccccccctccccgccctatcccaggggtcccctcCCCTGCTCTCGCCGCACCGGCCCCTTCATCCCCCAAacccatccctccctgctgggcGTCCCCCCCGTGGCCAGGTGCGGTCTGCACCGTGAGCGCTGTGCTGAGCGTGGCTGGCGCGCTGGGCTGTGCACCCACCCTCCGGGCCCTTTTCCATCTCCCCTTAACCTGCCTTTCCCACCCGGGCTCCAGATCAAATCCCAACAGAGCGAAGTAACCAGAATCCTCGATGGGAAAAACATCAAGTACGAGCTGGTGGATATCTCCCAGGACAACGCTCTCCGGGAGGAGATGAGGGCAAAGGCAGGCAACCCCAAAGCCATCCCACCCCAGATCGTCAACGGAGACCAGTACTGTGGGGTGAGGCTCCCACTCCGTGCTGGGGATCAGCACCCTGAGGTTGGGTGGTGGGTGACAGTCCCGTccccttggttttgctacaaaGGGTGTCAAGACACCCTGGGAGTTATTTCTCATGAGGTGCACAGAGAAGGTGCTGTCAGGATTCATGGCCATTTGGAGTGCCATGCcttgggggaaaaaggggaCGTGGGCAGGGGTCTTTGGGTGACCgtgggctgtgctgtgtggcGCTGTCCCTGCTTTGCTCTGTCATCCTTGGCACAACCAACTGGTCCCTGTGCTGTGAACCAGTTTGTGCCACGTTCTCAGGGGACCCTCTTGCCTTGTGAGCGACCGTGTGGCTTTTCCCTGCAGGATTACGAGCTCTTTGTGGAAGCGGTGGAGCAAAACACTCTGCAGGAGTTCCTGAAGCTGGCCTGAGCCCCGGCTCCTCTCCCTTCCTGGACTCTACCTGCATTCCTGAGCACCCTCATCTCCGACCACCTTCACTTCCAGGTTGTCAGCGCTGTCCTGGCACCACGACCTGTATTCCCGGCACGGGGAAACAAACCCATGACCAAAACTCATTGCAGCTGCCTCCGATTCCCTCCTGCCTAACCCCGGCATCATCTCAGAGGGATCCAAAGAAAGTCTGACGCTCGCTGCGCATGGCCTGTGAGCGGAGCCGGGCCTGGCTCACCGCAGCTTCCAGTGCCTCTGTAAACAGCAAAGCCTCTGGGGCGTGTGAAGTGCGGGGCGGCCGTCAGCCCCCTCCTCTGCCTCGGGAGGGAAGGGCTTAGGGCTGCATGTTACTTCCCACTTCTCCTCATTGCTGTTAAAATTGTAAATTCCGCTGcctcacttccttttttttttttttttctttcccttttttcccccgtTTTCATCTCGACAGTAGACATTATGGCAACtaagtaaattttttttgtttgtcttaaTTTAATGCAAAAATACTGCACAGAGTTGGGGTCTGACCACCCACCGTGGAGGAGCTGGGGGCGAAGGCTGGGATCTGTGGCAtctgtgctgcctggggggATGGATGGGGCTGGAAGGGAGATCTGTGCTGTTCTGGCCACCCTCCACCATGACCAGGGCTCCCTCGTGAGCATTAATGGCTCAGGGCTGCCCCAGACCAGCTGATGCTCCAGCTGTCTGCTCTTTGCTCTTTGAGTTGGCTTTTTTGCAATCCTGGACCAAgtgcattttgttttcctgccaaaaagCAAGTTTATAACCAGTGTTGTCTTCCGAGATGCTATTAAATGTTACTGTACCTTTCACGTTGGTGCTCCTGCGTTCCTTttaaatctggttttattttggctACAGGTTAAACATCACCCTACGTAATGATTCTGAGTCATTTCCAGCTCTGGGGAGCCAAGTCGGTTGTACTCGCTGCTGCAGCCTGACACAAAGATCTTAACACCTTAGATTGCTGCTGCTAATCAAAGGCTCACAGGACTTGTCTGAATGTCCCACGGCGTGGTAGTGACAGGTTCCTCACTCGAACATTCCTCTCCTCTGCATGGTGAGAGCAACAGCCcgaggcagggacagcttcagCCAGACACGTGAGCAAAAAACAACCCCCTGGCACAAAGATTACCTGGCTGGTTATAGACCAGGAGAcagagaagcagaggaaaaggcTGTCCCTGGATCTGCTACAggtggaaaaaggaggaagctGAGTGAGAGCTGTGTGGGTTGAGTCACTGGTCACGGGAAGCTGGTGGAAGCAGCTGGTTTGCTTCCTGTGTTTGAGCTGTGCAGGGTCCAGGTCCAGCACAGGGGTCTGGGAAGAGCTCCGGGCACTCTGAGCTTCCGCAGTAACTGTGCCTTTGGAATCTAAAGGAAGTGGAAGCTGCAACAGGAATAAAGGGTTTCATTGGGAGCCTTTAATGAGGGCTGGGTCTGCTGAGAGGGAACCTGCCAGAAGGCGCTGCCTCAAATGAGTGGGAGTGTTGTCAGCTGGGAGTCAAGTGGGAGCTTGTCACAGCTGGAatgggaagaatgtgctgggaagggaaaaagggcCTGCAAAGTGCAGCCCGAGCCCAcggagaaggaggaagatgcTTTATTCAGGGCTCCGTGGAGAAGCCACGGAGGGATTATGCTCTTCTCCAATGACACGGTGTCCTGTtgcagcatccagctggagcaggaggagggagggagggcgggTAAGTGCAGGCAGGCTGGAGCCTgggccctgctggagctgggggctgTCCAAGGGAAGGAGTTGTGCACGTACAGGAAGCCCAGTTGCAGGATCTCCCGGCTGAGTCGAGTCTGGCTCAGTCCCAGCATTGCAATGGCTCAAGGCCTTCAGGTTTAGCTTCACCAGGGACTGTAGAACTGAACCTGTTCCCCCCCTGGTGTCAGTGCAGTTGAAATCTGTGGGGACCAGCTGTGTGGGGAAAGCAAACTGccccagctgtgtgtgtgtcctgctgCTATAGAGTCCCTCAGCCCAGTACCAGCGTGAAGCTGGTGGGCTCCCCTGGGCAGAGATCAGCCCGTGTAACTCCACACAAATGAGGAACCAGGCCTGGACCCCAGGTGTGAGCTGATGGAAGTGTCCCTGGGTTGGGAGCCCACCTGTCTTGGGGAATAGCACTCACTGCAAGGCAGCAGGAGTGGGCCTGGCACCCTCTGCCACAAGGAGAGGCCAAACCACTGCTCCAGGCTTCTCTCCATCTCAGGTAATGGCACAAGGAAACTAAATCTGGAAAGAAAACCTCTTCCCAGCCAGGGAAGGTTATAACAGGTGAGAggcagctccttcttgcagagCTTGGGATGAGGAGCTGTTACGGTGTTTGCAGCCCTGTCCCTCTTGCTGGGAGGGGTCTCTTCTCCTCAGCAGCAAGGAGGCATTGGGGATCAGCCCACATTCCTGCAGGCTCCTGGAGTTGTCTGTGTACAGCCTCTGGGGAAAGGTGCTGATGATCTCATACGAGTCGGAGTCTCCACCCCTAGGAAAGAACAGCACAATCTTTCCTACTCACAGGGTCCCCCAAGGTTTTGCTGAGATGCTCTGGCTAATCCAGCTGTGGTTATGCAAGAGCAGAAAAAAGGGCTCCCAGCCCTCTGTAGCCAGCCAGGCACGGAGCAGCTGTTCcagctgcacagctgcagggggAAGGAGGCTCGTGCATCCCGACAGCACTGAGCTCATTCTGGGCTCAAACCAAGGCCAGGGCCCTGGCCTGCAACAGCAGTGGGAAGAGGGGAGGGCAAAAGGGGCCCTCAGCCATCTGGAACTGTTCCTGAAGGGCTCAGTGAGCCCTCGAGCAGCATTAAAAGGGTTGGGATATTGAGATGGCTGAGCAAAGAGGGTGTTGATCCAGCAGCTCGGCTTCCAGGCTGCACCAGCACCTTGGGAATGGTGGCACTAGTCATGGGAGTGCTGCTGAGCAAAGGCAGTGATGGCCTGGGTCTGATGGCAATTTTGGGAGGGCAGAAGAGGTTTATCTCTGCTGCTGCATGGCAAAGGTGGGTATGAAACACTCTGAGCTATGTGGgaccccagcagtgctgccgGGAGAGCATCTAGTGAGGGAGCTAAAGGGGCAGAGGGCTGAGCTGTGACCCAGCTCAGGCTGATGTTTGAAGATCCAGGGCCTTCAGCAGCCACCAGGGGCCCTTCCCTGGGGCCCTACAGAGCCAGGCAAGGACAGGAGGAAGTGCTGTGCACACCTGATGCGGGCGAGGTGCTGGCGCAGATCCCCGATGGTGTCGGTGAAGAGCATCCTCACAACGTGCGTGTGCTCCCCGCTCTCACACCTGACACGGAGAGTGCAGACTCCAGGGGCAGGAGCTTCAGCCTCTTCAGTCATCTTCACCCTGGTTAGAAAACCCTGTCAGCCAAGGAGTGAGCTCCACTCAGTGGGCAGAACCTGCAGGATGTGCTGGTGAGGTCCAGACAGGGGAGAGGGAATGTTCTAGAGATGAACAAGGCCCCACCTGACTCCAGGCAAACAAACCAACCTGCTGCCCaaactgctgctttgctttccctgcCTGAAGGTGCCTTGAAGAGGGTTGTTGaccttttttaacttttccattttaaatcaGGGCTGTCTGGTAAGTGCTTCGCCCTACTTCTctgattaaaaataatctgcttggggtttttttcattagctATTTGGGTCTTGGCTTGCCAGAAGACTGAGTGGAAAAGTGCTGTTAGTGAGACCTCCCACTTGGGCATCAGTTTCTTGGAGGGATTCCCCCATTTAACATGACTGCAGACAgctttttcagtggttttgaaCTCTTAGGCCTTGGCTTGTTGGGAAAactatttcaaagaaataagtGACATTCTGAACAACAGAAACTTTTTGTTAGAGATGCAGGTTTGCCATGAGAAATTCAGTGGTCTTCCCAAATGACCAAACTTGGcctttttttctaattgtttcTAAGGTCTAAAAGGGGAAAGTCCATTTACTTCCTCAACTGAACCCCCTGAAATGGGGGGGTGATGCAGTGATGAAataggaggaggaggaggagatccTGACAGGGCAGGGGTTGGAGGCTGTACCTGTACCTCTCCAGGGTAGCCAGCCTGGGTGTCTCCACCAGGGTCTCTTTGCTGCTCTGCACCCCATCAGAGCCCTGAAACCAAACCAGGTGAGTGTCACCActgcccagagagcagctggTGCCAGGACAGCCCAGAGGCAGGTGCCAAAGTGCCACGTGTGTTCTGGTGGAGCCTCTCTGGGAGGAGGAGATCACGTGGAGCTGAGAGaggcccagggagggggtgctggtgctgggcagggtgCTGAGCCCAAGGAATCACTGctgcccctctcctgtgggtggCTGGGGGTCCTCTCAtacctgctgtgctgctccagttGAGCCCTGGACACCAACCACTCCTCCTCCATGTTCCAGGGCCTTGGGAAGCTCGTTGGGAAACTGCTCCAAGGAGGCTTTGGGACctgccagagcagaggggagaTATGTCCATGTGTGACCTTCTTGACAGACATTTTGACCCCAGAACAGGCTGATTTGGTGAAAGGAGAGCACGCAGCAGCCGACAGGGAGAGCTCTTACCACCCCCAGAGAGGCTGAGACTCGCTCTCGGGTTCCTCCCTTCAAGTTTGTCCCACTTTCTGGCCCACTAAATGTCTGATTGTCAACATCAACAGTGAGAACTGCACAGCCTGTTCAGCACAGCTGGGATGCACAGTGGGTAGAAACCTGGATAGCTCTGCTGTGAAAACCTGAAACTATCACCATTTTTTACAGTCTTGGACGTTTCACCTTGTATTTGTTGGTGTctacttctttttgtttggaaaattatttttttttttgttactacTTAGATAAAGGGAATATTTAGCAGAGCTTCTGTTTGGGAATAGCCTTGAGATGGATGAGCAAGCAGTTCAGCTGTAGGTAACCAGGCAGCTGTTGCTGATGGGAGATGCACATATTGGGTCATTTAGTGATGCACACACAAACCCACTGAGACTGAGTCTGACTTCCCAACCCTGACAGGTATTGCTTAGGCAAACTGTGAGAGTCTAGAAGCAAAATGAGGTATCTGTGGCCTGACCTTATGTCCCATATTCTGTTATGAAAGTCTGAAGAGAAACTGTCCCATATTCAGTACAGTTATGGTTGATGTGGCTTGAAGATATCTGCATTTATGGAATGAGGCTATAGGAGAGCAGAGTTTTTTTTTGCCAGCAAAtccctccctcagcctttgatGGTGGTAGATGTGAAGGTAGAAGGAGCTTGACCTTTTGGAAGCATGCAGGGCAGATATGTTTTGGAAACCTGCTGAATTTCTGGTAATTTATTACTCATCACATCTCTTTCTTTAGGAGATGAATGATGAGAGGACACTGTGTGTGCTGCCTGGCTCCCAGCTCCTGAAGCAACACCAGGCCCTGAACCACAAGTGTTGCCTTCCTTGCTGAGACAACCCCCAACACCCCTCCTTCCTGCTGCACTGCCCTGGTAAGGTTTAAAAGTTCTCCCCTTTGAAAATTAGCTGCATTTTTGAGGCAGGCTTAAGATTTTACCTGGGATCTCGGTGGTTTCCTGCACTTGGTTTGATTCTGAATGACCAACTATTTGGCCATGGCCAGGAAAACTCCTTGGAAGGTCCCTCTCCTCAAATACCACGTCCCTTCTGTCAGTGACCTGTTGAATTAAGTCCAACTGCCATTAGGAAATCTGACTGATGCACAAGCTTCTCTTGCTGCATCAGAGCACGATAAACCACAGCAATGACACCCAACAATCataaaccccaaacaaaaccaacgATGCACAGGTTAAAAGGAACCTCAGCCCCAAGAGCTTTGCACAATCCTCCTTCCATGTGACTTTCTAACTTCCACAGCTCCCAGCTCGCTCCAGCTGGACTGACCTTGTCTTGCCCCTGCAGCTGTGCCCTGGTTTCTTCGTGGCAGTGGGTAGGTCCAGCCTCTGGCTGTTCCTTCTTACATTTCAGATGCACTCAAAGCCCTAGATTCGAGTCCTCTGAGGCTTTCTGCCTGCAAATGTGGCCTTGGCTCTTTGCCATTTCTAAGAAATCAAAAAGCAGGGCCCAAAAGAACCTCAGGTGGCCAAAACCATTTAAGGTGTGCAAAATAAACTCTCATGACATCCTCTTTGAGAGACACTTGTTCAATCTGgctttaaaagcttttccagGGGAACCATttgagaacttttttttttcccttggggTGACACAGCTCTTCAGATGCTGCACGTGCTACTTCTCTTACAGAGCCTGCTGTGCTCTTAGAAGCCTTGTTCCAAGCCAAGATTCACTGAGGCAGAGAAACCCTTCAGTGCTGACGCAGAAACACTCACTCACTTCCTCTAACGGCTGTAGCAGGTGTGCTCCCCACTACCCTTTCCCTCAGACACATCTGCACAGCATCACAAACCTCAAACTCAATCCAGCAGAGTGATGAAAGAAACCTGAACAGTTTTCTTGGGAAGCAAGGGAGCAGTTTCTCCCCAAAAAGCTGGTGAAAAGGGTTTGGCACTTACCTGCAAAGGGACGCCATCGGGGTAGCgctgctgcagctctgaagGGAAATACCCATCCATGATGTCCTGCAGGCATTGCTGAAACAACATGAGAGCTCATGGTCACACCACAGACTTTCTGTTTAGCTCAGGACTGATCTTTCTGCTGGGCTGCTCCTATTTGTGGTGTTATGGCTGTGCAGAGAAGTCGGAGGCACAGAATCTCACCTCTAAAAATTACTGCACAGAGACATACAAGCCTTTCAAGGCACTGTGGGAACGTGAGGTGAGGAGCTGGGCTCCTTTTTAGGACTGAGATGAGCTCAAAAGCCTTATTGCCTTTCCTGGGGCTTAGTGAAGGATGGCAGGATGGCTCTAATTCCCTTCCAGACCTTTCCATACCTGTGTGGATGGGTCCTGGTAGGGCCGGAAGGCTCCGTTGCACATGACGATCCCATTTTGGTACAGGGTGAGAGGGATGGGTTCTGGCTGCTTCAGCCGAGCCCCCTGGAGTGTGTGCTTGATTTGAGGACTGCCTTCTCCAGCCAGCAGGTTCAAATATTTAACGTTCTCCAAGATTAAATCAAAATCAATCTGGTATTTGGAAACAACTGCTTCACCTGTGGCAGAGGGATCGGAGTTACAGGGGGAAAGGGGTGGCAGCAGAGCAGTTTTATCTGTATGAATCTGAGGTGTGTTTTGAGCCCTGACATTTTCACATGTTTGCAGAGTGTGGTGCAACACTTGTGCTGTGGTGCAGCGCTGCCAGGTCCACCCGGGTGTGGGCTAAACCAcaagggcagggcagagggtgCAAACTCACAGGGCTCCACGCTCAACCCCTTGCCCTGTTTGTCGCTTCAGAAGTGTTGTGTTGTCCCTGCACGGTGCACGGGGAGGAATTTCACTAGTTGGATTAGCTAGATTGGATCAGTGGATCAGGGCAGAGGTGCTGAAGAGGTGTCAGTGTAAacacaggcagctgcctgcatcAGCAGGTTGGGCAGGGACGCTCTGAGGACGTTTGTCTGGGTGCTTGAAGGTGGCAGGGTGAAGCAGTGAAAAGGTTGTGATGGAGCAGAGGagtgaaatcagaagaggaaatgaaagaaaagatgtaGATTGAGCTAAAGCCCTTTGTAttgttgttctgcttttttatgATTTGCTGAAGGAGGATGGGGAAATGCCCTTAAAAAGGGTCAGTGAGCTGATATCAAAACTATTTCTACTGATTTCCATCTGTCCGTCCCCTCCTGTATCTAAGGGTGGGGAGGTCTAGTTAGCTAATATTTGCCTGGTGGTTAGGAGGCAGCATTGCCTCTACAGCCCAagtattcttcctttttttcctctgttaccACTTCCTAAGAAGCCATTGCCAAACATGCTTGGACCCCACACAGCAGAGTCAGGTCTCAATTAAACCGCTCACGTGGTAGTTGGGAGGAAAGGCAAACAATACTCCCTGGTGGAGCCAGACAATGTGGGTATGTTACTACAACTGCTGTGTACACAAAGCACCTGATTCCGCTTTCCACCCACTTTACGTCAATATTATTAAAGCAATGAAGCTTCAAACAGTGCAGGGTATGTGAATTCTGCAGGAAACAGCTGCTGTGAGGTCCTCCCTAAGGGCTGAGCCATCAGGTTCTCTCCTGAAGAGCTTACAAAATATAGATGTATAAAATTAAACCTCCTGCCTGGCTTAGCTCCTGCTAGGTCACTCCATGTCCCCGTCCCTGGGAGGGATTGATGTGAAGATCTCGGCACGGGATCACAAATTCTGAAGGCCCAGATCCTGGGTCTTTGGTGCTTACCTGTTCCACCTTCTCTAAGcaggcagtgggagctgggatAGCTGCTTCAGCCAGGGGTGCTGGTGTTTTACCTGGCTTCCAGAGGCTCCTTGGTAGCAGCTCCCCTTCATCCCCGAGAGATTCTGTGTCTTCCAGCTGATCCTGTGTCTCCCCAACCCAAATCAGACCGTAGTCATTCAGAAACCGCTGAGAGGGGAAAGTACAAGAGCAGAGCTTCAGGAAACTAGAAGTGGTGGCCTGAGTGTGGTCAGTTGTGACTGcgagaagcagaaagggaggTAAAAGAGGTTTGTCTTGGGGGCTCCTTGGCCCAGACAGACAGACTCACTGGCAGGGCAGTAGTAGCAGCTCCACTAGTAATAGGcaaaagggaggaggaaagcatTTGTAGTGACAGTGTAATCTCTCAAGACTGTAGGAGCCACAAGGAATATTTCTACAGTCCTGGAAATCAAAATGATGAGGTTTGCAGGAGGCGCAGATGTCTGTGTGTTTAAAaagcctcctcctgccctgttGCTGACATCCAACCTGCTCTCTCTTTCCAGACTGAGGTGAAGAATTGTGATGACCAAAGTGGCAGCTCAGAAAAGGCCAAGCAGCCTGGAACTGCAGGGCAAGTGAGGGCTGAGGGCAAGTGAGGCTGGTGTCTCACCTCCATCTCGCAGACCTGGGTCTGCAGCTGAAGGCACCTCCCTTCCAGCTCTTCCAGGGTGGATGAGTCAGGAGCACCTGAAAAAGAAGAGCTGATGTTTCTGTGCACAGCCTTAAAGAAGAGCTGTAGATAAAACCTGTCACACAGCACAGACCCCCAGCAGCACCCTGCCTGCACTGTGAGTGACCTCAAGCGTGACACAGGAGCTGAACATGAGCTTTGAGTGCTGGACTCTGACAATTCAGCCTGCAGTGGTTTGACAAGGATGCTGACAGACCAGGAGATAGCTGTGAATGACACTGGCCAAGTTTTACGGTGCAGGAAGCTGCTGTGAGTGGTGCTGTTGGCAATTATGCAATGAAAACTGCTTGGCTTCCTCagcccattaaaaaaaatgagcagGTGTCCACTAAAGCTGGGTCCAGAAATCTTGGCTGAGTGGCAGCACAACGCGTGGTGAGGCACAAACCACACATGATTGTGGTTTGACAGGCACAGTCGTGTTTTTTCACTCAGGAAATGGAGAATTTACCACAGCTTTGCATTAACAAGGTAGTGCAGCCATTGCAGAAAACGTGTGTGGGCtcagctggagagctgctggatTCTGAGGAATTGAATAGGGGAAAAGACCTTTGGTGACTCACTTAAAGCTGGATTCAATTTAGAGTTAGGCTGCCTTGCAGGACAAGTGAGCCTGGACCTGTTGGAGACTCCAAGCAGATTTTCGGTTTCTCTCAGCTGTagctgttttcctgcctgtttgAACTCTGCACTGTTTACCGatttttttgggtggtttttttctcctggccATCCTCGGGTGTCTGGGTGGTTGGTTTACACTCATGGAAACTTAGTAACCCACAGAAAATAGGCCAGGAAATGATGATTTGCGCTGCACCAGAAAAAGCCCAGTAACAGATGCGAGTTAAAGTGCAGATCTGCTTCAGGAAATGGCACCAGCGTGGCTGGTACCTCTCACCAAAGAGGCTCCTGGGCTTGGGAGCCAAGGACAGCTCAGGGAGAAGCTCTGTTGCAGCACCAGGAGCTCTGTTGCCCTCCCAGAGGTGCCAAAGGTTGATCAAGTTTTACCTTCCCCTTCCTGAAGAGTCTTTATCTTCTCCTCGAGTTCAGCAATCCTCCTGTCCTGCAGGGACAGAACAAATAATGACCTCACTTAGTTCCTGGGCCTCAGGGCCTCGAGGCACAGTTGGCACAATTAGTCCTGGGTGAGTCTGGTGCAGGTACTCCCACCCCACTCAGAGACAGGCAAAACAAGGGTCAGAAGGGCTGAATCACCTCACAAACACCTTATTTAGCCTCAAGTGAGGGGTGGGATAAATACAGAACTCCAGGAATAGGTGACCTATCTCTCAGTCCTCCACCTGCACGAGAGCTGTGGGCACACACAGGCTCCTGTGCTTCCTGCTGAGGGGCTGATCTGGAGACTaaagcagcatctctgcagcCACTTCttcaaaaatgaaacaaaacagggTATTAATTCTAAGCTTTTAAAGGGTATTTATTAAAGGGTATCTATTCCATTCAGTAATGCAGAAAGGTCTGCTCTGGGATGActctgctgtgggagcagctgctgtttcagaaaacaaaaggaagggggaaaaataaaaggtctGAAgccaaagagctgctgatgttAGTGCCAGGGTGCTGGGAGTCACTGCTATaatcccctctcccaccccaagGCCTGATCCAATTGCTCTGTTGCTTTGCAAAGGCTCGTTTGGGTAATTAACAGAGCAAGCCACAGATTAACTTCTTTTAGCCCAAACAAGGTCTGAGCAGGTGGAACTGCTGTGGCTTCAACCATCAAAGCAGAACACAGAGCAGGCTCAGGCAGGGGGGCTGATTTTTACCTTCAGCTGGATTTCTTGTGCTTGTTTCTCTATTTTTTGTTCCAACAGAGAGATTTTTTGCGTCAGGGAGGGC encodes the following:
- the UBXN11 gene encoding UBX domain-containing protein 11 isoform X2, with the translated sequence MEGAAHTDTELESPTVELTPSLTQKISLLEQKIEKQAQEIQLKDRRIAELEEKIKTLQEGEGAPDSSTLEELEGRCLQLQTQVCEMERFLNDYGLIWVGETQDQLEDTESLGDEGELLPRSLWKPGEAVVSKYQIDFDLILENVKYLNLLAGEGSPQIKHTLQGARLKQPEPIPLTLYQNGIVMCNGAFRPYQDPSTQQCLQDIMDGYFPSELQQRYPDGVPLQVTDRRDVVFEERDLPRSFPGHGQIVGHSESNQVQETTEIPGPKASLEQFPNELPKALEHGGGVVGVQGSTGAAQQGSDGVQSSKETLVETPRLATLERVKMTEEAEAPAPGVCTLRVRCESGEHTHVVRMLFTDTIGDLRQHLARIRGGDSDSYEIISTFPQRLYTDNSRSLQECGLIPNASLLLRRRDPSQQEGQGCKHRNSSSSQALQEGAASHLL
- the SH3BGRL3 gene encoding LOW QUALITY PROTEIN: SH3 domain-binding glutamic acid-rich-like protein 3 (The sequence of the model RefSeq protein was modified relative to this genomic sequence to represent the inferred CDS: deleted 2 bases in 1 codon), with product MPVPAAPIGPRSHMPGGGGAARSAFPRSLPPSRPAEPPSAGLSAGSGRDRTMSTLKVYSTSVTGSREIKSQQSEVTRILDGKNIKYELVDISQDNALREEMRAKAGNPKAIPPQIVNGDQYCGDYELFVEAVEQNTLQEFLKLA
- the UBXN11 gene encoding UBX domain-containing protein 11 isoform X1; amino-acid sequence: MEGAAHTDTELESPTVELTPSLTQKISLLEQKIEKQAQEIQLKDRRIAELEEKIKTLQEGEGAPDSSTLEELEGRCLQLQTQVCEMERFLNDYGLIWVGETQDQLEDTESLGDEGELLPRSLWKPGEAVVSKYQIDFDLILENVKYLNLLAGEGSPQIKHTLQGARLKQPEPIPLTLYQNGIVMCNGAFRPYQDPSTQQCLQDIMDGYFPSELQQRYPDGVPLQVTDRRDVVFEERDLPRSFPGHGQIVGHSESNQVQETTEIPGPKASLEQFPNELPKALEHGGGVVGVQGSTGAAQQGSDGVQSSKETLVETPRLATLERYRVKMTEEAEAPAPGVCTLRVRCESGEHTHVVRMLFTDTIGDLRQHLARIRGGDSDSYEIISTFPQRLYTDNSRSLQECGLIPNASLLLRRRDPSQQEGQGCKHRNSSSSQALQEGAASHLL